A stretch of the Takifugu flavidus isolate HTHZ2018 chromosome 1, ASM371156v2, whole genome shotgun sequence genome encodes the following:
- the exoc7 gene encoding exocyst complex component 7 isoform X4, producing MGILSRMIPTEDASARKREIEEKLKQEQETLSFIRENLEKSDQLTKGMVSILSSFESRLMQLENSIIPVHKQTENLQRLQDNVDKTLSCMDHVISYYHVAKDTDRIIREGPTGRLDEYLACIAKIQKAVEYFQDNNPDSPELNTVKARFEKGKELLEAEFRNLLTRYSKPVPPILILDAISVDEELEVQEEVVLEHLPEAVLQDIICIAGWLVEYGRNQDFMNVYFQIRSNQLDRSIKGLKEHFRKSSASSGVPYSPAVQTKRKDTPTKKVPKRPGTIRKAQNLLKQYSQHGLDGKKGGSNLTPLEGYDHDLRVKLMTDALTEKHGGAAGKDDVLDIEIDSYIHCISAFVKLAQSEYALLLEIIPEHHQKKTFDSLIQEALDNLMLEGDNIVSAARRAIMRHDYSAVLTIFPILRHLKMNKSEFDSTLQGTAASTKNKLPTLITSMETIGAKALEEFADSIKNDPDKEYNMPKDGTVHELTSNAILFLQQLLDFQETAGAMLASQESSSSASSYTSEFNKRLLSTYICKVLGNLQLNLLSKSKVYEDAALSAIFLHNNYNYILKSLEKSELIQLVTVTQKRAESLYRELIEQQIISYKSSWFKVTEHLSEKNMPVFQPGTKLKDKERQIIKDKFKGFNDGLEELCKTQKGWAIPDKEQRDFIRRSQKTVVSEAYRAFLQRCANISFTKNPEKYHKYHPEHVEEMIEKLFDTSA from the exons ATGGGCATTTTATCCAGGATGATCCCGACCGAAGACGCGTCCGCCAGGAAGCGGGAAATCGAGGAGAAACTGAAGCAG GAGCAGGAGACCCTTTCATTTATAAGAGAAAATCTAGAAAAGAGTGATCAGCTGACCAAGGGaatg GTCTCCATCCTGTCTTCCTTCGAGAGTCGTCTGATGCAGCTGGAGAACTCCATCATCCCAGTACACAAACAGACGGAGAACCTGCAGCGTCTGCAGGACAACGTGGACAAGACCCTGTCCTGCATGGACCACGTCATCAGCTATTACCACGTGGCCAAAGACACGGACAGGATCATCAGAGAAGG gcCGACCGGCAGACTGGACGAGTATCTGGCTTGTATTGCAAAGATTCAAAAAGCTGTGGAATATTTCCAGGACAATAATCCGGACAGCCCAGAACTCAACACAGTG AAAGCACGCTTTGAGAAGGggaaagagctgctggaggcagAGTTCCGCAACCTTCTGACCCGCTACAGCAAGCCCGTCCCTCCCATCCTCATCCTAGACGCCATCAGTGTGGACGAGGAactggaggtgcaggaggaggtggtgctggagcACCTCCCTGAAGCCGTGCTCCAGGACATCATCTGCatcgctggctggctggtggaaTACGGCCGCAACCAGG ATTTCATGAACGTTTACTTCCAGATCAGATCCAATCAGCTGGATCGATCCATCAAAGGACTGAAGGAACACTTCCGGAAGAGCAGCGCCTCCTCCGGTGTCCCCTACTCACCTGCCGTCCAAACCAAACGCAAGGACACGCCCACCAAAAAGGTTCCTAAGCGACCAG GGACCATTCGCAAGGCTCAGAACCTTCTGAAACAGTACTCACAGCATGGGCTGGATGGGAAAAAGGGGGGCTCTAACCTCACTCCTCTGGAAG GTTACGATCACGACTTGAGGGTCAAACTGATGACTGATGCCCTGACAGAGAAGCACGGGGGAGCCGCAG GGAAAGACGACGTCCTGGACATCGAGATCGACTCCTACATCCACTGCATCAGCGCCTTTGTCAAGCTGGCCCAGAGCGAGTACGCCCTCCTGCTGGAGATCATCCCCGAGCACCATCAGAAGAAGACGTTTGACTCGCTCATTCAG GAGGCGCTAGACAACCTGATGCTGGAGGGAGACAACATTGTGTCGGCGGCTCGCAGGGCCATCATGCGCCACGACTACTCGGCGGTCCTCACCATCTTTCCCATCCTCCGACACTTGAAGATGAACAAGTCAGAGTTTGACTCCACTCTGCAG GGCACGGCGGCGAGCACAAAGAACAAGCTGCCCACGCTCATCACCTCCATGGAAACCATCGGAGCCAAAGCTCTGGAGGAGTTTGCAGACAGCATCAAG AATGATCCGGATAAAGAGTACAACATGCCCAAGGACGGAACGGTCCACGAGCTGACGAGCAAC gctatcctgttcctgcagcagctgctggacttcCAAGAGACAGCCGGAGCCATGTTGGCCTCACAAG AGTCCAGCTCTTCGGCGAGCAGCTACACCTCCGAGTTCAACAAAAGGCTCCTCAGTACTTACATAT GTAAGGTGTTGGGAAACCTGCAGCTCAACCTGCTCAGCAAATCTAAAGTGTACGAAGACGCCGCTCTGAGCGCCATCTTCCTGCacaacaactacaactacaTCCTGAAGTCGCTGGAGAA GTCTGAGCTGATCCAGCTGGTGACGGTGACGCAGAAGAGAGCTGAGAGTTTGTACAGAGAGCTGATCGAGCAGCAGATCATCTCGTACAAAAGCAG ctggttcAAAGTCACAGAACACCTGTCGGAGAAGAACATGCCCGTCTTCCAGCCCGGCACGAAG ctgaaggacaaaGAGCGACAGATCATCAAAGACAAGTTCAAG GGTTTCAACGACGGCCTGGAGGAGCTGTGTAAGACCCAGAAGGGTTGGGCCATCCCTGACAAAGAGCAGCGCGATTTCATCCGCCGGTCACAGAAGACGGTGGTGTCGGAGGCCTACAGGGCGTTCCTGCAGCG ATGTGCCAACATCTCCTTCACCAAAAACCCTGAAAAATACCACAAATATCATCCTGAGCACGTGGAAGAGATGATCGAGAAGCTATTCGACACTTCTGCCTGA
- the exoc7 gene encoding exocyst complex component 7 isoform X2, with protein sequence MGILSRMIPTEDASARKREIEEKLKQEQETLSFIRENLEKSDQLTKGMVSILSSFESRLMQLENSIIPVHKQTENLQRLQDNVDKTLSCMDHVISYYHVAKDTDRIIREGPTGRLDEYLACIAKIQKAVEYFQDNNPDSPELNTVKARFEKGKELLEAEFRNLLTRYSKPVPPILILDAISVDEELEVQEEVVLEHLPEAVLQDIICIAGWLVEYGRNQDFMNVYFQIRSNQLDRSIKGLKEHFRKSSASSGVPYSPAVQTKRKDTPTKKVPKRPGTIRKAQNLLKQYSQHGLDGKKGGSNLTPLEGYDHDLRVKLMTDALTEKHGGAAGKDDVLDIEIDSYIHCISAFVKLAQSEYALLLEIIPEHHQKKTFDSLIQEALDNLMLEGDNIVSAARRAIMRHDYSAVLTIFPILRHLKMNKSEFDSTLQGTAASTKNKLPTLITSMETIGAKALEEFADSIKNDPDKEYNMPKDGTVHELTSNAILFLQQLLDFQETAGAMLASQVLGDTYNIPLDPRESSSSASSYTSEFNKRLLSTYICKVLGNLQLNLLSKSKVYEDAALSAIFLHNNYNYILKSLEKSELIQLVTVTQKRAESLYRELIEQQIISYKSSWFKVTEHLSEKNMPVFQPGTKLKDKERQIIKDKFKGFNDGLEELCKTQKGWAIPDKEQRDFIRRSQKTVVSEAYRAFLQRCANISFTKNPEKYHKYHPEHVEEMIEKLFDTSA encoded by the exons ATGGGCATTTTATCCAGGATGATCCCGACCGAAGACGCGTCCGCCAGGAAGCGGGAAATCGAGGAGAAACTGAAGCAG GAGCAGGAGACCCTTTCATTTATAAGAGAAAATCTAGAAAAGAGTGATCAGCTGACCAAGGGaatg GTCTCCATCCTGTCTTCCTTCGAGAGTCGTCTGATGCAGCTGGAGAACTCCATCATCCCAGTACACAAACAGACGGAGAACCTGCAGCGTCTGCAGGACAACGTGGACAAGACCCTGTCCTGCATGGACCACGTCATCAGCTATTACCACGTGGCCAAAGACACGGACAGGATCATCAGAGAAGG gcCGACCGGCAGACTGGACGAGTATCTGGCTTGTATTGCAAAGATTCAAAAAGCTGTGGAATATTTCCAGGACAATAATCCGGACAGCCCAGAACTCAACACAGTG AAAGCACGCTTTGAGAAGGggaaagagctgctggaggcagAGTTCCGCAACCTTCTGACCCGCTACAGCAAGCCCGTCCCTCCCATCCTCATCCTAGACGCCATCAGTGTGGACGAGGAactggaggtgcaggaggaggtggtgctggagcACCTCCCTGAAGCCGTGCTCCAGGACATCATCTGCatcgctggctggctggtggaaTACGGCCGCAACCAGG ATTTCATGAACGTTTACTTCCAGATCAGATCCAATCAGCTGGATCGATCCATCAAAGGACTGAAGGAACACTTCCGGAAGAGCAGCGCCTCCTCCGGTGTCCCCTACTCACCTGCCGTCCAAACCAAACGCAAGGACACGCCCACCAAAAAGGTTCCTAAGCGACCAG GGACCATTCGCAAGGCTCAGAACCTTCTGAAACAGTACTCACAGCATGGGCTGGATGGGAAAAAGGGGGGCTCTAACCTCACTCCTCTGGAAG GTTACGATCACGACTTGAGGGTCAAACTGATGACTGATGCCCTGACAGAGAAGCACGGGGGAGCCGCAG GGAAAGACGACGTCCTGGACATCGAGATCGACTCCTACATCCACTGCATCAGCGCCTTTGTCAAGCTGGCCCAGAGCGAGTACGCCCTCCTGCTGGAGATCATCCCCGAGCACCATCAGAAGAAGACGTTTGACTCGCTCATTCAG GAGGCGCTAGACAACCTGATGCTGGAGGGAGACAACATTGTGTCGGCGGCTCGCAGGGCCATCATGCGCCACGACTACTCGGCGGTCCTCACCATCTTTCCCATCCTCCGACACTTGAAGATGAACAAGTCAGAGTTTGACTCCACTCTGCAG GGCACGGCGGCGAGCACAAAGAACAAGCTGCCCACGCTCATCACCTCCATGGAAACCATCGGAGCCAAAGCTCTGGAGGAGTTTGCAGACAGCATCAAG AATGATCCGGATAAAGAGTACAACATGCCCAAGGACGGAACGGTCCACGAGCTGACGAGCAAC gctatcctgttcctgcagcagctgctggacttcCAAGAGACAGCCGGAGCCATGTTGGCCTCACAAG TTCTGGGGGATACTTACAATATTCCGTTAGACCCCCGAG AGTCCAGCTCTTCGGCGAGCAGCTACACCTCCGAGTTCAACAAAAGGCTCCTCAGTACTTACATAT GTAAGGTGTTGGGAAACCTGCAGCTCAACCTGCTCAGCAAATCTAAAGTGTACGAAGACGCCGCTCTGAGCGCCATCTTCCTGCacaacaactacaactacaTCCTGAAGTCGCTGGAGAA GTCTGAGCTGATCCAGCTGGTGACGGTGACGCAGAAGAGAGCTGAGAGTTTGTACAGAGAGCTGATCGAGCAGCAGATCATCTCGTACAAAAGCAG ctggttcAAAGTCACAGAACACCTGTCGGAGAAGAACATGCCCGTCTTCCAGCCCGGCACGAAG ctgaaggacaaaGAGCGACAGATCATCAAAGACAAGTTCAAG GGTTTCAACGACGGCCTGGAGGAGCTGTGTAAGACCCAGAAGGGTTGGGCCATCCCTGACAAAGAGCAGCGCGATTTCATCCGCCGGTCACAGAAGACGGTGGTGTCGGAGGCCTACAGGGCGTTCCTGCAGCG ATGTGCCAACATCTCCTTCACCAAAAACCCTGAAAAATACCACAAATATCATCCTGAGCACGTGGAAGAGATGATCGAGAAGCTATTCGACACTTCTGCCTGA
- the exoc7 gene encoding exocyst complex component 7 isoform X13 — translation MGILSRMIPTEDASARKREIEEKLKQEQETLSFIRENLEKSDQLTKGMVSILSSFESRLMQLENSIIPVHKQTENLQRLQDNVDKTLSCMDHVISYYHVAKDTDRIIREGPTGRLDEYLACIAKIQKAVEYFQDNNPDSPELNTVKARFEKGKELLEAEFRNLLTRYSKPVPPILILDAISVDEELEVQEEVVLEHLPEAVLQDIICIAGWLVEYGRNQDFMNVYFQIRSNQLDRSIKGLKEHFRKSSASSGVPYSPAVQTKRKDTPTKKVPKRPGKDDVLDIEIDSYIHCISAFVKLAQSEYALLLEIIPEHHQKKTFDSLIQEALDNLMLEGDNIVSAARRAIMRHDYSAVLTIFPILRHLKMNKSEFDSTLQGTAASTKNKLPTLITSMETIGAKALEEFADSIKNDPDKEYNMPKDGTVHELTSNAILFLQQLLDFQETAGAMLASQESSSSASSYTSEFNKRLLSTYICKVLGNLQLNLLSKSKVYEDAALSAIFLHNNYNYILKSLEKSELIQLVTVTQKRAESLYRELIEQQIISYKSSWFKVTEHLSEKNMPVFQPGTKLKDKERQIIKDKFKGFNDGLEELCKTQKGWAIPDKEQRDFIRRSQKTVVSEAYRAFLQRCANISFTKNPEKYHKYHPEHVEEMIEKLFDTSA, via the exons ATGGGCATTTTATCCAGGATGATCCCGACCGAAGACGCGTCCGCCAGGAAGCGGGAAATCGAGGAGAAACTGAAGCAG GAGCAGGAGACCCTTTCATTTATAAGAGAAAATCTAGAAAAGAGTGATCAGCTGACCAAGGGaatg GTCTCCATCCTGTCTTCCTTCGAGAGTCGTCTGATGCAGCTGGAGAACTCCATCATCCCAGTACACAAACAGACGGAGAACCTGCAGCGTCTGCAGGACAACGTGGACAAGACCCTGTCCTGCATGGACCACGTCATCAGCTATTACCACGTGGCCAAAGACACGGACAGGATCATCAGAGAAGG gcCGACCGGCAGACTGGACGAGTATCTGGCTTGTATTGCAAAGATTCAAAAAGCTGTGGAATATTTCCAGGACAATAATCCGGACAGCCCAGAACTCAACACAGTG AAAGCACGCTTTGAGAAGGggaaagagctgctggaggcagAGTTCCGCAACCTTCTGACCCGCTACAGCAAGCCCGTCCCTCCCATCCTCATCCTAGACGCCATCAGTGTGGACGAGGAactggaggtgcaggaggaggtggtgctggagcACCTCCCTGAAGCCGTGCTCCAGGACATCATCTGCatcgctggctggctggtggaaTACGGCCGCAACCAGG ATTTCATGAACGTTTACTTCCAGATCAGATCCAATCAGCTGGATCGATCCATCAAAGGACTGAAGGAACACTTCCGGAAGAGCAGCGCCTCCTCCGGTGTCCCCTACTCACCTGCCGTCCAAACCAAACGCAAGGACACGCCCACCAAAAAGGTTCCTAAGCGACCAG GGAAAGACGACGTCCTGGACATCGAGATCGACTCCTACATCCACTGCATCAGCGCCTTTGTCAAGCTGGCCCAGAGCGAGTACGCCCTCCTGCTGGAGATCATCCCCGAGCACCATCAGAAGAAGACGTTTGACTCGCTCATTCAG GAGGCGCTAGACAACCTGATGCTGGAGGGAGACAACATTGTGTCGGCGGCTCGCAGGGCCATCATGCGCCACGACTACTCGGCGGTCCTCACCATCTTTCCCATCCTCCGACACTTGAAGATGAACAAGTCAGAGTTTGACTCCACTCTGCAG GGCACGGCGGCGAGCACAAAGAACAAGCTGCCCACGCTCATCACCTCCATGGAAACCATCGGAGCCAAAGCTCTGGAGGAGTTTGCAGACAGCATCAAG AATGATCCGGATAAAGAGTACAACATGCCCAAGGACGGAACGGTCCACGAGCTGACGAGCAAC gctatcctgttcctgcagcagctgctggacttcCAAGAGACAGCCGGAGCCATGTTGGCCTCACAAG AGTCCAGCTCTTCGGCGAGCAGCTACACCTCCGAGTTCAACAAAAGGCTCCTCAGTACTTACATAT GTAAGGTGTTGGGAAACCTGCAGCTCAACCTGCTCAGCAAATCTAAAGTGTACGAAGACGCCGCTCTGAGCGCCATCTTCCTGCacaacaactacaactacaTCCTGAAGTCGCTGGAGAA GTCTGAGCTGATCCAGCTGGTGACGGTGACGCAGAAGAGAGCTGAGAGTTTGTACAGAGAGCTGATCGAGCAGCAGATCATCTCGTACAAAAGCAG ctggttcAAAGTCACAGAACACCTGTCGGAGAAGAACATGCCCGTCTTCCAGCCCGGCACGAAG ctgaaggacaaaGAGCGACAGATCATCAAAGACAAGTTCAAG GGTTTCAACGACGGCCTGGAGGAGCTGTGTAAGACCCAGAAGGGTTGGGCCATCCCTGACAAAGAGCAGCGCGATTTCATCCGCCGGTCACAGAAGACGGTGGTGTCGGAGGCCTACAGGGCGTTCCTGCAGCG ATGTGCCAACATCTCCTTCACCAAAAACCCTGAAAAATACCACAAATATCATCCTGAGCACGTGGAAGAGATGATCGAGAAGCTATTCGACACTTCTGCCTGA
- the exoc7 gene encoding exocyst complex component 7 isoform X9: MGILSRMIPTEDASARKREIEEKLKQEQETLSFIRENLEKSDQLTKGMVSILSSFESRLMQLENSIIPVHKQTENLQRLQDNVDKTLSCMDHVISYYHVAKDTDRIIREGPTGRLDEYLACIAKIQKAVEYFQDNNPDSPELNTVKARFEKGKELLEAEFRNLLTRYSKPVPPILILDAISVDEELEVQEEVVLEHLPEAVLQDIICIAGWLVEYGRNQDFMNVYFQIRSNQLDRSIKGLKEHFRKSSASSGVPYSPAVQTKRKDTPTKKVPKRPVYIPGTIRKAQNLLKQYSQHGLDGKKGGSNLTPLEGKDDVLDIEIDSYIHCISAFVKLAQSEYALLLEIIPEHHQKKTFDSLIQEALDNLMLEGDNIVSAARRAIMRHDYSAVLTIFPILRHLKMNKSEFDSTLQGTAASTKNKLPTLITSMETIGAKALEEFADSIKNDPDKEYNMPKDGTVHELTSNAILFLQQLLDFQETAGAMLASQESSSSASSYTSEFNKRLLSTYICKVLGNLQLNLLSKSKVYEDAALSAIFLHNNYNYILKSLEKSELIQLVTVTQKRAESLYRELIEQQIISYKSSWFKVTEHLSEKNMPVFQPGTKLKDKERQIIKDKFKGFNDGLEELCKTQKGWAIPDKEQRDFIRRSQKTVVSEAYRAFLQRCANISFTKNPEKYHKYHPEHVEEMIEKLFDTSA; the protein is encoded by the exons ATGGGCATTTTATCCAGGATGATCCCGACCGAAGACGCGTCCGCCAGGAAGCGGGAAATCGAGGAGAAACTGAAGCAG GAGCAGGAGACCCTTTCATTTATAAGAGAAAATCTAGAAAAGAGTGATCAGCTGACCAAGGGaatg GTCTCCATCCTGTCTTCCTTCGAGAGTCGTCTGATGCAGCTGGAGAACTCCATCATCCCAGTACACAAACAGACGGAGAACCTGCAGCGTCTGCAGGACAACGTGGACAAGACCCTGTCCTGCATGGACCACGTCATCAGCTATTACCACGTGGCCAAAGACACGGACAGGATCATCAGAGAAGG gcCGACCGGCAGACTGGACGAGTATCTGGCTTGTATTGCAAAGATTCAAAAAGCTGTGGAATATTTCCAGGACAATAATCCGGACAGCCCAGAACTCAACACAGTG AAAGCACGCTTTGAGAAGGggaaagagctgctggaggcagAGTTCCGCAACCTTCTGACCCGCTACAGCAAGCCCGTCCCTCCCATCCTCATCCTAGACGCCATCAGTGTGGACGAGGAactggaggtgcaggaggaggtggtgctggagcACCTCCCTGAAGCCGTGCTCCAGGACATCATCTGCatcgctggctggctggtggaaTACGGCCGCAACCAGG ATTTCATGAACGTTTACTTCCAGATCAGATCCAATCAGCTGGATCGATCCATCAAAGGACTGAAGGAACACTTCCGGAAGAGCAGCGCCTCCTCCGGTGTCCCCTACTCACCTGCCGTCCAAACCAAACGCAAGGACACGCCCACCAAAAAGGTTCCTAAGCGACCAG TCTACATCCCAG GGACCATTCGCAAGGCTCAGAACCTTCTGAAACAGTACTCACAGCATGGGCTGGATGGGAAAAAGGGGGGCTCTAACCTCACTCCTCTGGAAG GGAAAGACGACGTCCTGGACATCGAGATCGACTCCTACATCCACTGCATCAGCGCCTTTGTCAAGCTGGCCCAGAGCGAGTACGCCCTCCTGCTGGAGATCATCCCCGAGCACCATCAGAAGAAGACGTTTGACTCGCTCATTCAG GAGGCGCTAGACAACCTGATGCTGGAGGGAGACAACATTGTGTCGGCGGCTCGCAGGGCCATCATGCGCCACGACTACTCGGCGGTCCTCACCATCTTTCCCATCCTCCGACACTTGAAGATGAACAAGTCAGAGTTTGACTCCACTCTGCAG GGCACGGCGGCGAGCACAAAGAACAAGCTGCCCACGCTCATCACCTCCATGGAAACCATCGGAGCCAAAGCTCTGGAGGAGTTTGCAGACAGCATCAAG AATGATCCGGATAAAGAGTACAACATGCCCAAGGACGGAACGGTCCACGAGCTGACGAGCAAC gctatcctgttcctgcagcagctgctggacttcCAAGAGACAGCCGGAGCCATGTTGGCCTCACAAG AGTCCAGCTCTTCGGCGAGCAGCTACACCTCCGAGTTCAACAAAAGGCTCCTCAGTACTTACATAT GTAAGGTGTTGGGAAACCTGCAGCTCAACCTGCTCAGCAAATCTAAAGTGTACGAAGACGCCGCTCTGAGCGCCATCTTCCTGCacaacaactacaactacaTCCTGAAGTCGCTGGAGAA GTCTGAGCTGATCCAGCTGGTGACGGTGACGCAGAAGAGAGCTGAGAGTTTGTACAGAGAGCTGATCGAGCAGCAGATCATCTCGTACAAAAGCAG ctggttcAAAGTCACAGAACACCTGTCGGAGAAGAACATGCCCGTCTTCCAGCCCGGCACGAAG ctgaaggacaaaGAGCGACAGATCATCAAAGACAAGTTCAAG GGTTTCAACGACGGCCTGGAGGAGCTGTGTAAGACCCAGAAGGGTTGGGCCATCCCTGACAAAGAGCAGCGCGATTTCATCCGCCGGTCACAGAAGACGGTGGTGTCGGAGGCCTACAGGGCGTTCCTGCAGCG ATGTGCCAACATCTCCTTCACCAAAAACCCTGAAAAATACCACAAATATCATCCTGAGCACGTGGAAGAGATGATCGAGAAGCTATTCGACACTTCTGCCTGA
- the exoc7 gene encoding exocyst complex component 7 isoform X10 produces the protein MGILSRMIPTEDASARKREIEEKLKQEQETLSFIRENLEKSDQLTKGMVSILSSFESRLMQLENSIIPVHKQTENLQRLQDNVDKTLSCMDHVISYYHVAKDTDRIIREGPTGRLDEYLACIAKIQKAVEYFQDNNPDSPELNTVKARFEKGKELLEAEFRNLLTRYSKPVPPILILDAISVDEELEVQEEVVLEHLPEAVLQDIICIAGWLVEYGRNQDFMNVYFQIRSNQLDRSIKGLKEHFRKSSASSGVPYSPAVQTKRKDTPTKKVPKRPGTIRKAQNLLKQYSQHGLDGKKGGSNLTPLEGKDDVLDIEIDSYIHCISAFVKLAQSEYALLLEIIPEHHQKKTFDSLIQEALDNLMLEGDNIVSAARRAIMRHDYSAVLTIFPILRHLKMNKSEFDSTLQGTAASTKNKLPTLITSMETIGAKALEEFADSIKNDPDKEYNMPKDGTVHELTSNAILFLQQLLDFQETAGAMLASQESSSSASSYTSEFNKRLLSTYICKVLGNLQLNLLSKSKVYEDAALSAIFLHNNYNYILKSLEKSELIQLVTVTQKRAESLYRELIEQQIISYKSSWFKVTEHLSEKNMPVFQPGTKLKDKERQIIKDKFKGFNDGLEELCKTQKGWAIPDKEQRDFIRRSQKTVVSEAYRAFLQRCANISFTKNPEKYHKYHPEHVEEMIEKLFDTSA, from the exons ATGGGCATTTTATCCAGGATGATCCCGACCGAAGACGCGTCCGCCAGGAAGCGGGAAATCGAGGAGAAACTGAAGCAG GAGCAGGAGACCCTTTCATTTATAAGAGAAAATCTAGAAAAGAGTGATCAGCTGACCAAGGGaatg GTCTCCATCCTGTCTTCCTTCGAGAGTCGTCTGATGCAGCTGGAGAACTCCATCATCCCAGTACACAAACAGACGGAGAACCTGCAGCGTCTGCAGGACAACGTGGACAAGACCCTGTCCTGCATGGACCACGTCATCAGCTATTACCACGTGGCCAAAGACACGGACAGGATCATCAGAGAAGG gcCGACCGGCAGACTGGACGAGTATCTGGCTTGTATTGCAAAGATTCAAAAAGCTGTGGAATATTTCCAGGACAATAATCCGGACAGCCCAGAACTCAACACAGTG AAAGCACGCTTTGAGAAGGggaaagagctgctggaggcagAGTTCCGCAACCTTCTGACCCGCTACAGCAAGCCCGTCCCTCCCATCCTCATCCTAGACGCCATCAGTGTGGACGAGGAactggaggtgcaggaggaggtggtgctggagcACCTCCCTGAAGCCGTGCTCCAGGACATCATCTGCatcgctggctggctggtggaaTACGGCCGCAACCAGG ATTTCATGAACGTTTACTTCCAGATCAGATCCAATCAGCTGGATCGATCCATCAAAGGACTGAAGGAACACTTCCGGAAGAGCAGCGCCTCCTCCGGTGTCCCCTACTCACCTGCCGTCCAAACCAAACGCAAGGACACGCCCACCAAAAAGGTTCCTAAGCGACCAG GGACCATTCGCAAGGCTCAGAACCTTCTGAAACAGTACTCACAGCATGGGCTGGATGGGAAAAAGGGGGGCTCTAACCTCACTCCTCTGGAAG GGAAAGACGACGTCCTGGACATCGAGATCGACTCCTACATCCACTGCATCAGCGCCTTTGTCAAGCTGGCCCAGAGCGAGTACGCCCTCCTGCTGGAGATCATCCCCGAGCACCATCAGAAGAAGACGTTTGACTCGCTCATTCAG GAGGCGCTAGACAACCTGATGCTGGAGGGAGACAACATTGTGTCGGCGGCTCGCAGGGCCATCATGCGCCACGACTACTCGGCGGTCCTCACCATCTTTCCCATCCTCCGACACTTGAAGATGAACAAGTCAGAGTTTGACTCCACTCTGCAG GGCACGGCGGCGAGCACAAAGAACAAGCTGCCCACGCTCATCACCTCCATGGAAACCATCGGAGCCAAAGCTCTGGAGGAGTTTGCAGACAGCATCAAG AATGATCCGGATAAAGAGTACAACATGCCCAAGGACGGAACGGTCCACGAGCTGACGAGCAAC gctatcctgttcctgcagcagctgctggacttcCAAGAGACAGCCGGAGCCATGTTGGCCTCACAAG AGTCCAGCTCTTCGGCGAGCAGCTACACCTCCGAGTTCAACAAAAGGCTCCTCAGTACTTACATAT GTAAGGTGTTGGGAAACCTGCAGCTCAACCTGCTCAGCAAATCTAAAGTGTACGAAGACGCCGCTCTGAGCGCCATCTTCCTGCacaacaactacaactacaTCCTGAAGTCGCTGGAGAA GTCTGAGCTGATCCAGCTGGTGACGGTGACGCAGAAGAGAGCTGAGAGTTTGTACAGAGAGCTGATCGAGCAGCAGATCATCTCGTACAAAAGCAG ctggttcAAAGTCACAGAACACCTGTCGGAGAAGAACATGCCCGTCTTCCAGCCCGGCACGAAG ctgaaggacaaaGAGCGACAGATCATCAAAGACAAGTTCAAG GGTTTCAACGACGGCCTGGAGGAGCTGTGTAAGACCCAGAAGGGTTGGGCCATCCCTGACAAAGAGCAGCGCGATTTCATCCGCCGGTCACAGAAGACGGTGGTGTCGGAGGCCTACAGGGCGTTCCTGCAGCG ATGTGCCAACATCTCCTTCACCAAAAACCCTGAAAAATACCACAAATATCATCCTGAGCACGTGGAAGAGATGATCGAGAAGCTATTCGACACTTCTGCCTGA